A stretch of Cucumis sativus cultivar 9930 chromosome 2, Cucumber_9930_V3, whole genome shotgun sequence DNA encodes these proteins:
- the LOC101221572 gene encoding 9-cis-epoxycarotenoid dioxygenase NCED6, chloroplastic, which yields MQISLQSPPPPLTLCRSSSTIETPPIRKLKVITPPRPPLSLPKKVSPPQRRLNPLQKFAASLLDAVESSLFVDKLPKTIDPAVQISGNFSPVPECSVRHDLEIIGNLPACLRGIYLRNGANPMHAPTGGHHLFDGDGMIHAVTFHSGNKASYSCRFTRTNRLQQEAALGRLVFPKPIGELHGHQGLARLAIFLARAGIGLIDGSKGTGVANAGLVYFNGRLLALSEDDLPYHVQIKDDGDLETIGRFNFNGQINCPMIAHPKVDPISGDLHGLSYNMIKKPYLKYLRFDRFGKKSRDVDITLREPTMIHDFAITENHVVIPDHQVVFKLLEMVRGGSPVVFDPKKTSRFGILPKSGVDEKGIVWIEVPNCFCFHLWNAWEETGGNDEKSIVVVGSCMNPPDSIFNDRDQPLRIELTEIRMDVKSRKVTRRVFGSGMNLEAGQMNRGLVGRKTRFVYMAIADPWPKCSGIAKVDLETGKVKKFLYGEGRYGGEPFYVPENGNWGGDNEKEDGGYIVGFVRDEKRERSEVVVVKAAEMEEVAAVRLPVRVPYGFHGTFVSEEELNGQARN from the coding sequence ATGCAAATCAGTTTACAATCGCCACCCCCGCCGCTGACACTTTGCCGGAGCTCCTCCACCATCGAAACCCCTCCAATTAGGAAGCTCAAAGTAATCACTCCGCCACGCCCACCACTGTCCCTCCCAAAAAAGGTGTCGCCGCCCCAGCGTCGGCTTAACCCATTACAGAAATTTGCGGCATCGCTACTGGACGCCGTCGAGTCCTCACTGTTCGTTGATAAATTGCCGAAAACGATTGACCCGGCGGTTCAAATTTCGGGTAATTTCTCTCCGGTTCCCGAATGCTCAGTCCGCCACGACCTTGAAATCATCGGAAATTTACCTGCATGCTTACGTGGCATTTATTTACGAAACGGCGCTAATCCCATGCATGCACCCACTGGTGGGCACCACTTGTTTGACGGTGACGGAATGATCCACGCCGTTACATTTCACAGTGGTAACAAAGCTAGCTACAGCTGTCGGTTCACTCGTACAAACCGGCTCCAGCAGGAAGCCGCTTTAGGCCGACTTGTTTTCCCTAAGCCGATCGGCGAGCTTCATGGTCACCAAGGACTGGCTCGCCTTGCAATCTTTTTGGCTCGAGCCGGGATCGGGTTAATCGACGGCTCGAAAGGGACAGGTGTTGCCAACGCCGGTCTGGTTTATTTCAATGGTCGATTGTTAGCTTTATCTGAAGATGATCTTCCGTATCACGTACAAATCAAGGACGACGGAGATCTTGAAACGATCGGACGGTTCAACTTCAACGGACAGATTAACTGTCCCATGATTGCTCATCCTAAAGTGGACCCTATTTCGGGAGATCTTCACGGGTTGAGTTACAACATGATTAAAAAACCTTATTTGAAATACTTAAGGTTCGACCGGTTCGGGAAGAAATCTCGTGACGTGGACATCACCCTTCGTGAACCCACGATGATACACGATTTCGCAATAACGGAAAACCACGTCGTGATACCGGACCACCAAGTGGTTTTCAAGCTATTAGAAATGGTTCGGGGTGGATCACCCGTGGTGTTCGACCCGAAGAAAACTTCTCGGTTCGGTATATTACCGAAATCCGGAGTTGACGAGAAAGGAATTGTTTGGATTGAGGTGCCGAATTGCTTTTGCTTCCACTTGTGGAATGCATGGGAGGAAACAGGTGGTAATGACGAGAAAAGTATCGTTGTGGTCGGGTCGTGTATGAACCCGCCTGATTCCATTTTCAACGACCGGGACCAACCATTAAGAATCGAGCTGACGGAAATCCGGATGGATGTGAAGAGCCGGAAAGTGACCCGGCGGGTGTTCGGTTCAGGGATGAATTTGGAAGCGGGTCAAATGAACCGAGGGTTGGTTGGGCGGAAAACTCGGTTCGTTTATATGGCCATAGCGGACCCTTGGCCCAAATGTTCCGGCATTGCGAAGGTGGATTTGGAAACTGGGAAGGTGAAGAAGTTTCTATACGGTGAGGGCCGATATGGCGGGGAGCCGTTTTACGTGCCGGAAAATGGGAATTGGGGGGGAGATAATGAGAAGGAGGACGGAGGGTATATTGTAGGGTTTGTGAGGGATGAGAAGCGGGAGAGGTCGGAAGTGGTGGTGGTGAAGGCGGCGGAGATGGAGGAAGTGGCGGCAGTGAGGTTGCCAGTGAGGGTTCCGTACGGATTTCACGGCACATTTGTTAGTGAAGAAGAGTTGAATGGGCAAGctcgtaattaa